From Brassica rapa cultivar Chiifu-401-42 chromosome A06, CAAS_Brap_v3.01, whole genome shotgun sequence:
ttagtccatctaaatatataataagatttttattaaactaaccataaatatattattaatgtgATGCATTacttccttaaataaaattacggaattgcctaatgtggctaaagtatatatatgacaattaattattttgaataataaagatttgataaaaataagtgtcttatattatatttttttaattttaaactattaaaataaattcagcaaccatagtaaccatataataaaaattaatttttttcattatatgttatattttgaatttttaaaaataagtataaattactaaaactgttaaaagtttcacattcaaattttgtgatccatggtttagtttttttgttatgacatgatacaaataattaaaaatcatataagttgaaagtctcatttaataagtattaaaataaaagatataggaatatatatatatatatatatatatattaatctcacaatgaaaattttattatcagtaatttaaattttttgctataacagatacaaatgataaaaaatatgagcaaaatacatcatttaataaatattaatattaaaatatattatatatatgttactatcatttaaatttaattatataccatatcaaatagaaaaaaatattttttggattaataaaatttatttatatattcgtaccaatttaattatataagtaatatttactgatttttaattatttaatatatatttattatttcataatatgttagaaacatataatatataaaatagtttatatatataatattattctgtgcaaggcgcggatcttaacctagtttatATTAATCGGAGGAATTAGTATTTTATAGTCCCACGTCTTTCTGTCAACGTACGTGAACTGTCACTGAAAGCCACAGCCATGCACGCATTTACAACATAACTAACACGAGTTCGATATACAATAAATACGTGGTACTAGTTACACGCACATAAATTTTTATAGAATTAAATACTTGGAAtgcaaaacaaaaatcaaacccGACATGACCTTTATCAACAATCAtttatttataacttttaaattcACGGCCCGCCTATAAACGACCAAATATTTAATACTTTACCAAATACTATTAAAACCGAATCTCTGATAGGATTCTACctttaatcaatactattaaaaaagaaggagtcttaaaaaatctacctataaaagttgtttggaccttttcatttaattcattatttttttgtcttacTTTAAACTTAGACTAACagtatgttaccatatatttctctaacaatattttattcaattcctttatttattcaaatatcactcttaaatcttaatcattaatattattatatttaccatttttacttttaatcataaaagcattgaaactaatgttttatattatcacttttatcatataatatatgatttaaagcaagagaagttacacgacatatatgtgtacattctaacgtcctctttcctttataataacgtaatcatatcatatataaattttcctactaaaatctcatattacatactaaactttcaaccgtctatagtttgatagatattttcatatttaaaaatgagttttctaaaaatatttcatcgaccatgtttttgtacaataacattaaaaatctatatcaaaaggttgttggacccgaTATAGACGTAAtggtccacatctgttcgggtatttaggatcctaagaaaatttgaaatatctaaaaaatctgaaaaatatctgaaactcgaaaagtacttgaaactccaaacaaatacccaaaaaaattcaaatacctaaaaattcaaaatcttattcaaaatctgtcACTGAActgaaaatacccaaaattttatccaaatacccaatttttttttatttgaaaatttacctgaaatcaaaaactataatagtaaaccaaaaacctaaaaaaaatatccataatactgaaaatatattagaaatatcCAAATttacctaataaacacaacatatttatgatcggatcTAGGGTAGGACCCGGACTCAAATAAAGACCGACATGTCCAAAAAACccccaataggttatcttctctggacctgaactaaacctacatttttgggtcggttcggtttgtttttttgatccggatataattctcatgcctaAAAGAAATTTACGtaaatgtatacatataaaatatcaaataaactaatttataaattatataactgttaaaaattatatttttgatataataaaactttgtattataatataatccaaaaaaaccgcgctttccaagcgcgggtcaaaatctagttttaaagttatttacaaaatcatgccatttatatatttatagttaatTAACATATCAATTATCTAAAGATATTTATGGATACTATCCGAAAATAACAATAGATACAATCTGATTTGAGTATTTTGTAtctaaaataaacaatatatttgatttataattttaatattatgtattaatattattataagtataattataacaaatatatatatttatatgttcggTTATGTACGGATACTCATTCAATTCTCGGTATGGGACGGATTCGTATCGCTCTTTGGAGTTTCGAAAAATGGACCTGTTCAGATATTTAGGCCGGATCCCACCAGATTCAATATCCTGATTTTTGGATCGGTTCCGAATCAGTTTTTCGGATGCggatattattttcaaatcctATATACTATCAAAAATTAAACCACATAATTGACAATTCATTTTTAGTAGAATAATTAAAAGAAGATAAATCCTGCGTTTTTAAAGCGCGGTTTAAAAGCTAGTGGGTGTATTAAAGTGGACTATATCAACCGAACCAGATCCAGTTCAGAAACAATTAACTGGTTTAGAAACTAGTTATAGAGAAGGATGACGTTTACCCGGTTCCGGCGAAGAAAGAAAGAGGAATCATCATCTCCCATCCATTTATCGTCATGCTGCCAAAAGTTTTGTTTCATAAGTCAATCATATCTAAGAACAAGGGATTACAACAAATAGTTATTCCAAAATAATAGAAGATAAATGCTTTTATTGGTATAGACAGTGTGGTACAACTAATGATCATCTCTTATGACTACATTTTTCGTAATGTTTCAACTTTACTGTCACCTCTTATTATTGTCGGATACtatcaaaaaaatataccgCCCGTCGTATAAAACGTGATTATACCCTTTTTGTAACAACCAAACGAACACACTTACAAAACAATGCGGTAccataaacacacacaaaaacgtTGAAACTTGCTTACCATATGGACAAAGAGTCGACGGCTATCCGAGGATTCTGAAGAGTTCCAGTCATTATAACCAAGATCTGATAATACCAGTTCTCCAAACTGTCCAGAAGAAACCAAACACCAACTGCTTAAAAAAAAGTTGTGTGGTACTGGTACACACAGACAATAATATCAGAAAAGGATACTTTACAAAAGTAAAATGTTGGTACCAAAGCATAACGCCAGAAGAAGCAGAGAGTTTGAGAAACTCCCAAAGTCCGGTGAAGGCTTCGAAGGATAAGCCGGTCCAAGTGAGTGGACAGCCACCGCAAACCGAATAAGCTAATAGAATAAGAACACTGATCCACCAAGATATACCAACTGTAGCCATTGTCCCCGCGACTCCAAGTTGAAGCCCGTACACGAACAACCAACACATTAAAACGTGAGCCACCAATGCAACCGCAGCCGAATATGCAGTCACCTTATAACTCAAGAGGAAAAAATGATTAGCTATTTAGcttaatataataaatgtttttataaataaactgaTTTTTTCATTGTGTTTGCATTTAGCGTTGTTTTGCGTACTTTGTTTCTGAGCTGGCACTGGAGGAAACGTTGAAGCGGTAAAGCTAAGCAAAAGGAGAAATGGAGAGGGATGGCCCAAAGGGCCACAACACCGCAAAGCTCAGCAATATCGTCCGGTTGACCGAGAAATTTCAGGACCGGAGTTGTGAAAAGATAAATCGGTAATAAAAAGACAGAACAAACGAACAGAACAATCCAAGAACGCTGCATATAAACTCCTAACATGTAATACTTCTTCGCTCCAAACGCTTGTCCACACAACGTCTCTAACGCGCTCGCCATTCCAAGCTGCACCAtttcatatacatatattttttcatgTTACTGGGAAAAAATCAACACACatcaaataattaaaactaCATAGTACCAAGAGGCCGAAGTTGAAGCCGAGGATGACGTTAATGACAATCGATATTGCGGCGAGTTCAACATCTCCAAGATGACCAGCGAAAGCTTGAGTTATTACAAGTATCGAATTAGTCGTTAGCCTACTGAATATCGCAGGACCAACGATTGTCCATAGCTTCTTTGTCTCAACCCAAACTCTCTTCTTCAGTTCTCCACCGTCTTCCTCTGCCGTGTTAAGACTTTTCAACAGTGGAATCCTCGActctgattcttcttctcctcctcttcctctcaTAGCTAGTCTTCTTTTCTCTCAGGAGATGAAATATGAGGGAAAAAATCAAATGAGAGGGGAGATTAGAAAGAGCAGAAGGTGAACTTACTTCTTCCAGCTATTTTAATTGAGTTTTGGAATCAAATCATTTTCCGCATGTGATGTAATATGCTTTGGGCATCATTAAAAATGCTAAATATGACAACAAATGATAAATACCCCCATGTTTCATAAAGAAtgtcattttgatatttttcacacaaattaagaaaatgattaaaatacattaaagttcttattaattacatatattcaaccaatagtatttgagataaataaaattatttaaaaaatcaatgtatttgtaattaattttaagctgaaagttacattgaaatttaaaaatgacACTCTTTTTGTAACATGAAAAAATGCTAAaatgacacttaatatgaaacatagagagtattttctattaaattttataattttcccAATATGATAAACTACAACTTGtctgtaaaaatgaaaaataaataaatcttgcCTCGTCATAAGCGTTAATACGACACTTACGTGACATTAAATATATGCTTTTTTTgagacaaatatatatatgtatatattaatatttatttgccACGGTTCCCACGagtattaaaaaatatgaaataagtaaTTAAATAGAAGTTTAGTGtattttagtaataaatttgaataattatGATCTTGATGTAACGCATTGTGAGACAAGACTCGTCACAGTAGGTAGATTTACCCTTTTTATAtcatttgaaaaagaaaataattacgTAGTAGATTTCTTTTTGGTGAGATTTTCTAGTGATCAGTAGGCCTGGaacggatccggatatccggaaaATTCGAGGTATCTGGATCCGGATTTGAATCTGTCGGATCTGTAAATTTAATATCCGGATCTGGATTCGTGGTTTCGAATATCCCTTCCGATATTTTATTATCcgcggatatccggatccggatccataaaataattaaaaataatttttttaaaaaaatactaattttttaaatataatacatagatcaaatatttataaatatatatttatatatgtctataatattgtataaactaaaatataatattataagattaattcatgtataaatatttatatatcaaatataaatagtaatgaaatttaaaaatttaatgtgttttaaaaatacagatccggatatccggacctaaaaattaagatatccggattcggattcggtttggaCGGATCCAAGATTTTACTATCTGAATTCGGATTCGGATACCTCGAATATCCTATTTTCGGAACGGATCCGGAGCGGATCTCGGATAATAAATTCCAGGCCTAGTGATCAGTTGAATTATAATACGTTGACTAACAGTCTAACAGTTGGAAAAAAAGTGTCCACTGCGA
This genomic window contains:
- the LOC103873969 gene encoding protein DETOXIFICATION 27, producing the protein MRGRGGEEESESRIPLLKSLNTAEEDGGELKKRVWVETKKLWTIVGPAIFSRLTTNSILVITQAFAGHLGDVELAAISIVINVILGFNFGLLLGMASALETLCGQAFGAKKYYMLGVYMQRSWIVLFVCSVFLLPIYLFTTPVLKFLGQPDDIAELCGVVALWAIPLHFSFCLALPLQRFLQCQLRNKVTAYSAAVALVAHVLMCWLFVYGLQLGVAGTMATVGISWWISVLILLAYSVCGGCPLTWTGLSFEAFTGLWEFLKLSASSGVMLCLENWYYQILVIMTGTLQNPRIAVDSLSICMTINGWEMMIPLSFFAGTGVRVANELGAGNGKGAKFATIVSVTQSLIIGLFFWVIIMLFHNQIAHVFSSSEAVLTAVNKLTILLALTVLLNSVQPVLSGVAVGSGWQSYVAYINLGCYYCIGVPLGFLMGWVFKFGVMGIWAGMMFGGTLVQTMILCFITMRCDWEKEAQIANVRVNKWSKTLK